A stretch of Saccharomyces cerevisiae S288C chromosome IV, complete sequence DNA encodes these proteins:
- the SEC5 gene encoding exocyst subunit SEC5 (Essential 107kDa subunit of the exocyst complex; the exocyst mediates polarized targeting and tethering of post-Golgi secretory vesicles to active sites of exocytosis at the plasma membrane prior to SNARE-mediated fusion; involved in assembly of the exocyst complex; required with Sec3p for ER inheritance where it promotes anchoring of the cortical ER at the bud tip): MDRFQIGDEQLLRFYQLKTINPTHSWAQDSSKLNNEEATSNELGVETSFDILKDFKYGNQISIDKESRAYLNDESLSYIRDPLNGQEMSKELQHLPNDSMRLNYLVNSKQFNVKAFLRDMHKQDSFNDLNNSLDRLDSDIQDQSIHLKQLVGKNFTKYVKIKNKLDQIYKEFDEKTNEKNQCDSPKENQINVESLNKKVDEVIRTTTFKLKPLMDNYQKILNYQATKKFIELNKFYFNLPKSLKRCLTNNDFNEFIIEYSKGLTLRRRFNQSSDASQSLVIKRIWTQIENLLVTYKDLIWNSLINSNFNIDQPQETILSLFSKLLNLENFINNNQRESESGNKNTTSSSNENPILRWMSIKMNGFQNELNELSGHMISKIIHSQRLILQNNTNQDKSQGCVELSYYLKINQLFQIISDTGKDSEGLKSTVEPNKVNTISGTSYLNLNCQPSSQGLTDSPTIIEMWLLILKYINDLWKICDQFIEFWEHIEKFLDGTYQNSIINEKRKENILIGDSNIIESYQKSLILKEEQINEVRLKGEEFITSVSQNLISFFTSSQSSLPSSLKDSTGDITRSNKDSGSPLDYGFIPPNCNGLSCLRYLPKIVEPILKFSTELAQLNITTNGITICRNTLSTIINRCVGAISSTKLRDISNFYQLENWQVYETVTFSSKSQDSSKNLTFEYGVTQFPEIVTSFQEVSIKTTRDLLFAYEKLPIINGISVVSYPSKQLLTGIEIQQIISMEAVLEAILKNAAKDKDNPRNSHTILTLTNLQYFRECAFPNILQYFDDAFEWNLASKNLELFSLLSKMESSIFGNYLSDLKINLRDTLEEKFHEINWPMYTSNSFRVGDYIIEALMILIVVHSECFRIGPQLIHKILIETQIFIARYLFEAFKPYVGNLSNDGSLQIIVDLEFFQKVMGPLLEKDTEATLRACLQNCFQNDTNRLQKCINEINPIVSANLKRTAIQFAAFS, translated from the coding sequence ATGGATAGGTTTCAAATTGGCGACGAGCAACTACTTCGTTTTTATCAGTTGAAGACTATTAATCCGACCCATTCCTGGGCCCAAGATTCCTCAAAATTGAATAATGAAGAGGCTACAAGCAATGAACTTGGCGTTGAAACGTCATTCGACATATTAAAAGACTTCAAATATGGCAATCAAATTAGCATTGACAAGGAATCGAGAGCATATTTAAACGATGAGTCGTTAAGTTATATTAGAGATCCCTTGAATGGACAAGAAATGTCTAAAGAATTGCAACATCTACCAAATGATTCAATGCGGTTGAACTATCTTGTCAACAGTAAACAATTCAACGTCAAAGCCTTTCTGAGAGATATGCACAAACAAGACTCTTTCAATGATCTAAATAACTCACTGGACAGGTTGGACAGTGATATACAAGACCAATCTATAcatttgaaacaattgGTTGGTAAAAATTTCACCAAGTATGTTAAGATTAAAAACAAGTTAGACCAAATTTACAAAGAATTTGACGAGAAAacgaatgaaaaaaacCAATGTGATtcaccaaaagaaaatcaaataaatgTGGAAAGCTTAAATAAAAAGGTCGACGAGGTTATTAGAACAACAACTTTCAAACTGAAACCGCTAATGGATAACTatcagaaaattttgaattacCAGGCcaccaaaaaatttattgaattgaATAAGTTTTACTTCAACCTACCCAAATCTTTAAAGAGATGTTTGACTAACAACGATTTCAATGAGTTCATTATCGAATATTCAAAAGGTCTTACGCTCCGTCGCCGTTTCAACCAGAGTTCAGATGCTTCACAATCTCTTGttataaaaagaatttggactcaaatagaaaatttattaGTCACGTATAAAGATCTGATTTGGAACAGtttaataaattcaaattttaaCATTGACCAACCCCAAGAAACAATTTTGTCcctcttttcaaaattgttgaacTTAGAAAActttatcaataataatCAAAGAGAAAGTGAAAGTGGTAACAAGAACACAACTTCATCATCCAATGAAAATCCAATCCTAAGATGGATGTCCATCAAAATGAATGGCTTTCAGAATGAACTGAACGAGTTGTCTGGCCATATGATTAGTAAAATCATTCATTCTCAAAGGCTTATATTACAAAACAATACTAATCAAGATAAAAGTCAAGGGTGCGTGGAGCTGTCgtattatttgaaaatcaaTCAATTATTCCAAATAATAAGTGATACGGGCAAGGATAGTGAAGGTTTGAAAAGTACCGTTGAACCCAATAAAGTTAACACCATTTCTGGAACCAGCTATCTAAATTTGAATTGCCAACCCAGCTCTCAAGGACTAACTGATTCCCCAACTATCATTGAAATGTGGCTATTAATCTTAAAATATATTAACGACCTGTGGAAAATTTGTGATCAATTTATAGAATTCTGGGAACACATTGAAAAGTTCCTCGATGGGACTTACCAAAATTCCattataaatgaaaaaagaaaagaaaacattttGATCGGTGAttctaatattattgaatcATACCAAAAAAGCTTGATCTTGAAGGAAGAACAGATTAACGAGGTTAGGTTAAAGGGCGAGGAATTCATCACTTCAGTCTCACAAAATTTAATATCATTTTTCACATCTTCTCAATCATCTCTACCATCATCATTGAAGGATTCTACTGGAGATATTACCCGCAGTAATAAAGATTCGGGGTCACCTTTGGATTATGGATTTATACCTCCTAATTGTAATGGATTGAGTTGTTTAAGATATCTACCGAAAATTGTGGAGCccattttgaaattctcTACCGAGTTAGCGCAATTAAATATCACAACTAACGGAATCACCATTTGCAGGAACACTCTATCAACTATAATCAATCGTTGCGTAGGTGCCATATCTTCCACGAAATTAAGAGATATATCTAACTTTTATCAACTGGAGAACTGGCAGGTCTATGAAACGGTTACATTTTCAAGCAAATCACAGGACAGTAGTAAAAATCTAACTTTCGAATATGGTGTGACACAATTTCCGGAAATTGTCACCTCGTTTCAAGAAGTGAGTATCAAAACTACTAGAGATCTATTATTCGcatatgaaaaattaccaaTCATTAACGGAATTTCAGTAGTAAGTTATCCGTCAAAACAACTGCTCACAGGTATAGAAATTCAACAGATTATATCGATGGAAGCTGTATTGGAAGCGATCTTAAAAAATGCGGCAAAGGATAAGGACAACCCAAGAAATTCTCATACCATCTTAACATTAACAAATCTACAATATTTTAGAGAATGTGCATTCCCAAATATTTTGCAGTATTTTGATGACGCATTCGAGTGGAATTTGGCTTCCAAAAACTTAGAATTATTTAGCCTACTATCTAAGATGGAATCTTCAATTTTCGGTAACTATCTTTCTGACTTAAAGATCAACTTAAGGGATActcttgaagaaaaattccaCGAAATAAATTGGCCCATGTatacatcaaattcattCAGGGTTGGTGACTATATTATAGAAGCGTTAATGATTCTGATCGTGGTTCACAGTGAGTGCTTTAGAATTGGGCCTCAGCTCATCCATAAGATTTTAATTGAAACGCAGATTTTTATAGCCAGATACCTCTTTGAGGCATTTAAGCCTTATGTTGGTAATCTTTCTAATGATGGCTCATTACAAATTATAGTGGATTTGGAATTCTTTCAGAAGGTTATGGGTCCTTTACTTGAAAAGGACACCGAGGCCACATTAAGGGCGTGCTTACAAAACTGTTTCCAGAACGACACAAATAGACTACAAAAATGTATCAATGAGATTAATCCTATTGTATCTGCCAATTTAAAAAGAACTGCTATTCAATTCGCCGCCTTCAGCTAG
- the TAF10 gene encoding Taf10p (Subunit (145 kDa) of TFIID and SAGA complexes; involved in RNA polymerase II transcription initiation and in chromatin modification) has product MDFEEDYDAEFDDNQEGQLETPFPSVAGADDGDNDNDDSVAENMKKKQKREAVVDDGSENAFGIPEFTRKDKTLEEILEMMDSTPPIIPDAVIDYYLTKNGFNVADVRVKRLLALATQKFVSDIAKDAYEYSRIRSSVAVSNANNSQARARQLLQGQQQPGVQQISQQQHQQNEKTTASKVVLTVNDLSSAVAEYGLNIGRPDFYR; this is encoded by the coding sequence ATGGATTTTGAGGAAGATTACGATGCGGAGTTTGATGATAATCAAGAAGGACAATTAGAAACACCTTTTCCATCGGTTGCGGGAGCCGATGATGGGGacaatgataatgatgactCTGTCGCAGAAAacatgaagaagaagcaaaagAGAGAGGCTGTAGTGGATGATGGGAGTGAAAATGCATTTGGTATACCCGAatttacaagaaaagataAGACTCTGGAGGAGATTCTAGAGATGATGGACAGTACTCCTCCTATCATTCCCGATGCAGTAATAGACTACTATTTAACCAAAAACGGGTTTAACGTAGCAGATGTACGAGTGAAACGACTTTTAGCACTTGCTACTCAGAAATTTGTTAGTGATATAGCTAAGGATGCCTACGAATATTCCAGGATCAGGTCTTCCGTAGCGGTATCTAATGCTAACAACAGTCAGGCGAGAGCTAGGCAGCTATTGCAAGGACAGCAACAGCCTGGCGTGCAGCAGATTTCACAACAACAACATCAACAGAATGAGAAGACTACAGCAAGCAAAGTTGTTCTGACGGTGAACGATCTCAGTAGCGCTGTTGCTGAATACGGGCTCAATATAGGTCGCCCAGACTTTTATCGTTAG
- the CDC37 gene encoding Hsp90 co-chaperone CDC37 (Essential Hsp90p co-chaperone; necessary for passage through the START phase of the cell cycle; stabilizes protein kinase nascent chains and participates along with Hsp90p in their folding) has product MAIDYSKWDKIELSDDSDVEVHPNVDKKSFIKWKQQSIHEQRFKRNQDIKNLETQVDMYSHLNKRVDRILSNLPESSLTDLPAVTKFLNANFDKMEKSKGENVDPEIATYNEMVEDLFEQLAKDLDKEGKDSKSPSLIRDAILKHRAKIDSVTVEAKKKLDELYKEKNAHISSEDIHTGFDSSFMNKQKGGAKPLEATPSEALSSAAESNILNKLAKSSVPQTFIDFKDDPMKLAKETEEFGKISINEYSKSQKFLLEHLPIISEQQKDALMMKAFEYQLHGDDKMTLQVIHQSELMAYIKEIYDMKKIPYLNPMELSNVINMFFEKVIFNKDKPMGKESFLRSVQEKFLHIQKRSKILQQEEMDESNAEGVETIQLKSLDDSTELEVNLPDFNSKDPEEMKKVKVFKTLIPEKMQEAIMTKNLDNINKVFEDIPIEEAEKLLEVFNDIDIIGIKAILENEKDFQSLKDQYEQDHEDATMENLSLNDRDGGGDNHEEVKHTADTVD; this is encoded by the coding sequence ATGGCCATTGATTACTCTAAGTGGGATAAAATTGAACTATCAGATGATTCTGATGTCGAGGTGCATCCTAATGTGGACAAGAAATCGTTCATTAAATGGAAACAACAGAGTATCCATGAACAGCGATTCAAAAGGAACCAAgatatcaaaaatttggaGACACAAGTGGATATGTATTCTCATTTGAACAAACGAGTGGACAGAATTTTGAGTAATTTACCTGAAAGTTCTCTTACTGATTTGCCAGCCGTTACCAAATTCTTGAATGCAAATTTTGATAAGATGGAGAAAAGTAAAGGGGAAAATGTTGATCCTGAGATTGCAACATACAATGAAATGGTTGAAGatctttttgaacaattagCAAAAGATTTAGACAAAGAGGGCAAAGACTCGAAGAGCCCATCTCTCATAAGGGATGCTATTTTGAAACATAGGGCTAAGATCGATTCAGTAACTGTAGAGGCTAAGAAGAAATTAGATGAATTATACAAGGAGAAAAATGCACACATTTCATCTGAAGACATTCATACAGGCTTTGATAGTAGCTTTATGAACAAGCAAAAGGGGGGGGCTAAGCCACTGGAAGCAACTCCTTCAGAAGCTCTTTCGAGCGCTGCAGAGTCTAATATTCTTAATAAACTAGCAAAATCATCAGTTCCGCAAACTTTCATCGATTTTAAAGATGATCCTATGAAACTGGCCAAGGAAACTGAAGAATTCGGTAAAATATCCATTAATGAGTACTCAAAATCTCAGAAATTCTTACTGGAGCACTTACCTATTATTTCAGAACAACAAAAGGACGCCTTAATGATGAAGGCCTTTGAGTATCAGTTACATGGTGACGATAAGATGACTTTGCAAGTCATTCATCAATCCGAATTGATGGCCTACATTAAGGAAATCTACGACATGAAGAAAATTCCATATTTAAATCCAATGGAACTATCAAATGTCATTAATATGTTTTTCGAGAAGGTTATCTTCAACAAGGACAAGCCAATGGGTAAAGAGTCTTTTTTGAGATCagttcaagaaaaatttttgcaCATTCAAAAACGttccaaaattttacaaCAAGAGGAAATGGATGAATCGAATGCTGAAGGAGTAGAGAcgattcaattgaaatCTCTAGATGATTCTACAGAATTAGAAGTAAACTTGCCAGACTTCAATTCTAAAGATCCAGAAGAGATGAAAAAGgttaaagttttcaaaactttaaTACCGgaaaaaatgcaagaaGCCATAATGACCAAAAATTTggataatattaataaagTCTTTGAAGATATACCAATTGAAGAGGCTGAGAAACTTTTGGAAGTGTTTAATGACATTGACATTATTGGAATAAAAGCGATCTTAGAAAACGAGAAAGACTTTCAAAGTTTGAAAGATCAATACGAACAGGACCATGAAGACGCCACTATGGAGAATCTGTCCTTAAACGACCGTGATGGTGGCGGAGATAACCATGAAGAGGTCAAACATACTGCCGACACTGTTGACTAG
- the STB3 gene encoding Stb3p (Ribosomal RNA processing element (RRPE)-binding protein; involved in the glucose-induced transition from quiescence to growth; restricted to nucleus in quiescent cells, released into cytoplasm after glucose repletion; binds Sin3p; relative distribution to the nucleus increases upon DNA replication stress) — MSENQKEVSPPQAISVKSEASSSIFSKPISTSSPAGLAAAQRVTPGKLSTLLLEMGPLAIRHITQTLCLDIPCFKDLSSSKQRRLIMSAMESGDKEKSVVFEKIGWGQWSAKRVDPANFDKELEATNFANAKVKDLISQESQRRKSNNSNSNSGGKVEMPMKVEHNITNIDGATTPPTAVASTTIPVNIKRSKSPLAAANVVYIDENALASEDEDEEFDEDDHHLHYQNKSRNSSNNFGKSSNGDPYSFGRRRSQVVFADSTPENIEHEIIAQKIRPLLRNRRRSSIKPHTPFISKLNTHQDSSYLSPNTTSTTTPSNNNSNSNQAKIDLEKLTATSEPTSRRASRLSVSKESSIRSTLFPNKNYLIVTTNPNSKATSVSTSPKLEEQMNVSSNPIVLSDKEKHRVASQHLNGESSPQLVPHSHHQPHSDTDEEDWESIGAASLRNNSLAPNIDSVASSTNGVVSPKPTNPSFTNSQNGDIEPPLQHDQQKHEQQPRNGEDNSAAFLLMSLKS; from the coding sequence ATGTCAGAAAACCAAAAGGAGGTATCGCCTCCTCAAGCCATATCGGTCAAATCCGAGGCAAGCTCTAGTATATTTTCCAAACCTATCTCCACATCATCACCCGCTGGGTTAGCAGCCGCTCAAAGAGTTACGCCCGGGAAACTGTCCACTTTATTACTAGAAATGGGACCATTGGCCATTAGACACATTACACAGACCTTATGCCTAGATATTCCCTGTTTTAAAGATTTATCATCTTCCAAGCAAAGACGACTTATAATGAGTGCTATGGAAAGTGgtgataaagaaaaatcagtggtatttgaaaaaattggatgGGGTCAATGGTCCGCGAAAAGAGTAGACCCTGCCAACTTTGATAAGGAGCTGGAAGCGACCAATTTTGCAAATGCAAAGGTGAAAGACTTGATTTCTCAAGAGAGtcaaagaaggaaaagcaACAATTCAAATTCTAATTCAGGCGGCAAAGTTGAAATGCCTATGAAAGTTGAGCATAATATCACGAATATCGATGGAGCCACCACCCCGCCTACCGCTGTTGCTTCCACCACCATTCCTGTTAATATCAAACGCAGCAAATCTCCACTTGCAGCAGCAAACGTAGTATATATAGATGAAAATGCGCTAGCATCGGAAGATGAGGATGAGGAgtttgatgaagatgaccATCATTTACATTACCAAAACAAATCGAGGAACAGCAGTaataattttggaaaatcttCAAATGGTGATCCCTATAGTTTCGGCAGGAGAAGGTCTCAAGTTGTGTTCGCCGATTCAACTCCCGAGAATATTGAGCATGAAATAATAGCACAAAAGATTAGACCGCTATTAAGAAATAGACGCCGTTCGAGCATAAAACCACATACACCTTTCATTTCCAAACTAAACACACACCAAGATTCATCCTACCTTTCCCCCAATACAACCTCAACGACAACCCCATCAAATAACAACAGTAACTCAAACCAGGCGAAGATAGATTTAGAGAAACTTACTGCGACAAGTGAGCCAACTTCAAGAAGAGCTTCTCGTCTGTCTGTATCGAAAGAATCAAGTATTAGATCGACACTTTTCCCAAACAAAAACTATTTGATCGTCACTACAAACCCTAACTCTAAAGCTACGTCGGTTTCCACCTCCCCTAAGCTAGAAGAACAGATGAATGTAAGTTCAAATCCGATAGTATTATCGGACAAGGAGAAACATAGAGTAGCTTCACAACACCTGAATGGGGAATCGTCGCCACAACTTGTTCCCCATTCTCATCATCAACCTCACTCAGATACAGACGAAGAAGACTGGGAATCAATTGGTGCAGCTTCTCTGAGAAATAACAGTTTAGCACCTAACATAGACAGCGTAGCAAGTTCTACTAATGGCGTAGTTAGCCCTAAACCTACAAATCCAAGTTTTACTAACTCTCAGAATGGAGATATTGAGCCTCCCCTACAACACGACCAACAGAAACATGAACAGCAGCCAAGAAATGGGGAAGACAATAGTGCTGCGTTTTTATTAATGAGCTTAAAATCTTAA